One genomic window of Desulfovibrio gilichinskyi includes the following:
- a CDS encoding STAS domain-containing protein, with product MSFGWKLDVSAQEALIKISGEIDFTGTPALRDELHKCIEITSGELRVDLSELEYLDSSGLAALIELRRILTQKNRSVTIIAVTEQVGRLLHLTQVKSLFGME from the coding sequence ATGAGTTTTGGTTGGAAACTAGATGTTAGTGCCCAAGAAGCTCTGATCAAAATCAGTGGTGAAATTGATTTTACAGGAACTCCTGCGCTTCGCGATGAGCTTCATAAGTGCATTGAAATTACCTCTGGTGAACTCAGGGTTGATCTCTCTGAGCTTGAATATTTAGACAGTTCCGGTCTTGCTGCTTTAATCGAACTCAGGCGAATCCTTACACAGAAAAATAGATCTGTTACGATAATTGCTGTCACAGAACAGGTTGGTAGACTCCTCCATCTTACACAGGTGAAAAGCTTATTCGGTATGGAATAG
- a CDS encoding ABC transporter ATP-binding protein encodes MKVSRLAQEITLKELSLGYPGKVLMENLNAVLPSGKISVILGGSGCGKSTLLRHILGLNIPVSGEIFLGDTNLTELKDEEELRLIRTRMGVLFQDGAMLGSLTLGENVALPLQEHTDLPDVIIEEVVQMKLRMVGLGEFTHYYPNQLSGGMRKRAGLARAMVMDPTTLLCDEPSSGLDPITAADLDQLILKLKETFNVTIVVVTHDLDSLFNIADHVVVLHQGRCLYQGDLDGLRESEDQYLIDFLERRPTMIDDSMARSVKFRSRL; translated from the coding sequence ATGAAAGTATCAAGACTTGCACAAGAGATAACATTAAAAGAACTCAGTCTCGGATATCCCGGTAAGGTTCTTATGGAAAACTTAAATGCGGTGCTTCCGTCAGGCAAGATCAGTGTTATTCTCGGCGGATCAGGGTGCGGGAAATCAACATTGCTAAGGCATATTCTGGGATTGAATATTCCTGTTTCTGGTGAAATATTCCTTGGGGATACTAATCTTACTGAGCTTAAGGATGAAGAGGAATTAAGACTTATCCGGACCCGCATGGGGGTGTTGTTTCAGGACGGAGCCATGCTCGGTTCGCTCACTCTGGGTGAAAATGTGGCTTTGCCGCTGCAGGAGCATACAGATCTTCCGGATGTAATTATCGAGGAAGTTGTGCAGATGAAGCTTCGGATGGTCGGTCTTGGTGAGTTTACTCATTATTACCCAAACCAGCTTTCAGGTGGTATGCGAAAGCGGGCAGGGCTTGCGCGCGCAATGGTTATGGACCCGACGACTCTGCTTTGCGATGAACCTTCATCAGGTCTTGATCCGATTACAGCCGCTGACCTTGATCAGCTGATCTTGAAACTTAAAGAGACATTTAATGTTACTATAGTCGTTGTCACACATGATCTCGACAGTCTTTTTAATATTGCTGATCATGTTGTAGTGCTGCATCAGGGGAGATGTTTGTATCAGGGCGATCTGGACGGGTTACGAGAGTCTGAAGATCAATACCTGATTGATTTTTTAGAAAGACGGCCTACTATGATAGATGATTCAATGGCGAGATCCGTAAAGTTTAGAAGCAGATTATGA
- a CDS encoding ParB/RepB/Spo0J family partition protein, which produces MAGVTGGLGRGLDALLGGTKINAQESSSSVDVRQIDIDKIVANPNQPRKEFAPEALNDLAESIKAKGVLQPILVRPIAGRKDSFELVAGERRLRASKLAGLKEMPVLVKEMTDLESMAIALIENLQREDLNPIEEAKGFQELITKFGLSQEQLSGQVGKSRSALSNSMRLLSLAEPIQGAIGKGEISAGHGRALMSITDEGVRLELFAKVLSDGLSVRQTESSALYFKEHGSLPSGETEPVKPAERKKKAPKQIDEELQNVKVRLEDSLGVKVSFSGSNNKGNLTIKYSSEQELARIISLLEM; this is translated from the coding sequence ATGGCAGGCGTAACAGGAGGGCTCGGAAGAGGGCTTGACGCACTACTTGGCGGCACAAAAATTAATGCTCAGGAGTCTTCCTCATCGGTAGATGTCCGGCAGATAGATATAGATAAAATAGTTGCAAATCCCAACCAGCCTCGCAAAGAATTTGCTCCTGAGGCATTAAATGATCTTGCAGAATCCATAAAAGCTAAAGGGGTATTGCAACCAATACTTGTCAGGCCGATTGCAGGACGGAAAGATTCTTTTGAATTGGTAGCCGGAGAACGTAGGTTAAGAGCTTCCAAACTGGCAGGGCTGAAAGAAATGCCTGTGCTTGTAAAAGAAATGACTGACCTTGAGAGCATGGCTATTGCACTGATTGAGAATTTACAGCGTGAAGATTTGAACCCGATTGAAGAAGCGAAAGGGTTTCAAGAGTTGATCACAAAATTCGGGCTCAGTCAGGAACAGCTTTCAGGGCAGGTCGGTAAAAGTCGCTCTGCTCTATCGAATTCTATGAGGCTTTTATCACTTGCGGAGCCGATTCAAGGTGCTATTGGAAAAGGCGAAATTTCAGCAGGTCATGGACGGGCTTTAATGTCTATTACCGATGAAGGTGTCCGCTTAGAATTGTTTGCAAAGGTTCTTTCAGATGGTTTATCTGTAAGGCAGACTGAAAGTTCTGCTTTGTATTTTAAAGAACACGGTTCGCTGCCGTCAGGGGAGACTGAGCCCGTTAAACCTGCTGAGCGTAAAAAGAAAGCACCGAAGCAGATTGATGAAGAACTTCAAAATGTGAAAGTTCGTTTGGAAGATTCTTTAGGAGTAAAAGTGTCATTTAGCGGATCTAATAATAAGGGAAATCTTACGATAAAATACTCTTCAGAACAAGAGCTTGCCCGTATAATTTCTCTACTTGAAATGTAA
- a CDS encoding slipin family protein, with translation MTYMIPAILFLIFFLITSLKVLNEYERGVIFRLGRVIDSKGPGLIILIPIVDKMVRVSLRIMTLDVPSQDVITKDNVSIKVNAVIYFRVTDPTKAILEIEDFMFATSQLAQTTLRSVCGGVELDDILSQREKINGEIQEILDIHTDPWGIKVSTVELKYVDLPQEMQRAMAKQAEAERERRAKVINALGEFQAAEKLTQAAKIISAHPEALQLRYLQTLREMSAEGKSSTIIPLPLDLMRMLAPGASSGELIKKNIQESSEE, from the coding sequence ATGACTTATATGATTCCTGCAATTCTTTTTTTGATTTTCTTTCTTATAACCTCTCTTAAAGTTTTAAATGAATATGAGCGCGGGGTCATTTTCAGACTCGGCCGAGTTATCGATTCTAAAGGGCCCGGGCTTATAATTCTGATCCCTATCGTTGATAAAATGGTGCGTGTATCGCTTAGAATAATGACACTTGATGTGCCGAGTCAGGACGTAATCACTAAAGATAATGTCAGTATCAAGGTTAATGCGGTAATTTATTTTAGAGTAACTGACCCGACTAAAGCTATTTTGGAAATTGAGGATTTTATGTTTGCCACTTCTCAGCTTGCCCAAACCACCTTGCGTAGCGTATGTGGAGGCGTCGAGCTTGACGATATCCTTTCTCAAAGGGAAAAAATTAATGGTGAAATTCAGGAAATTCTGGATATTCATACTGACCCTTGGGGAATAAAAGTAAGTACGGTTGAACTTAAATATGTAGACCTTCCGCAGGAAATGCAGAGGGCTATGGCCAAGCAGGCTGAGGCAGAACGTGAACGTAGAGCCAAGGTCATTAATGCATTGGGTGAATTTCAGGCTGCGGAAAAACTTACGCAGGCCGCTAAAATTATTTCAGCTCACCCTGAAGCTTTGCAACTCAGGTACTTACAGACACTCCGTGAGATGTCTGCTGAGGGTAAATCTTCTACCATAATCCCGCTTCCCCTTGATTTGATGAGGATGTTGGCGCCGGGTGCCAGCAGTGGGGAGTTAATCAAAAAAAACATCCAAGAGAGTAGCGAAGAATGA
- the coaBC gene encoding bifunctional phosphopantothenoylcysteine decarboxylase/phosphopantothenate--cysteine ligase CoaBC: MNEHLSFDCFLGKRIHLGVCGSVAAYKSLDLLRMYRKAGIEVSATLTSGAQEFIRGLSFEALGAFKVWDSMFPAGDDIFGHLEPGQAADAMVIAPATASTLARMANGLADDMLSCQALAFSGPKLVAPAMNPAMWNAPATRDNCALLAKRGVEFIGPDCGDVACGDHGSGRLATMESIFTHSLRAVSPDDMSGKHVLITLGPTREKWDAVRFWSNPSSGLMGACIAMAAWLRGAKVTVVSGPVKWWFPEDINVIKVDSAQQMFEAATDVWPDCTTGCLTAAVADFRPVPHGDSKFKKAGQESLSVSFESNPDILKTIGSMKRSDQELIGFAAETSDIEKAAAGKLKAKNLDLIIANPINKPGAGFESSTNSVYVLDKSGRAEEWPNLPKTEIAWRIWDLLLQN, from the coding sequence ATGAATGAACATCTAAGTTTTGACTGTTTTCTAGGAAAACGGATTCACCTCGGAGTTTGCGGAAGCGTTGCAGCTTATAAGTCTTTGGATCTTTTGCGAATGTATCGCAAGGCCGGGATAGAAGTCAGCGCAACTTTAACTTCAGGTGCACAGGAATTTATAAGGGGCCTCAGTTTTGAGGCCCTTGGTGCTTTTAAAGTATGGGATTCCATGTTTCCGGCCGGAGATGATATTTTCGGTCATCTTGAGCCAGGGCAGGCTGCAGACGCTATGGTTATAGCTCCGGCTACGGCTTCAACCCTTGCGCGCATGGCTAACGGCTTAGCTGATGATATGCTTTCCTGTCAGGCTCTTGCTTTTTCAGGTCCTAAGCTTGTCGCTCCTGCTATGAACCCGGCTATGTGGAACGCTCCTGCTACTCGTGATAATTGTGCTTTGCTTGCAAAGCGCGGAGTAGAATTTATCGGTCCTGATTGCGGGGATGTTGCTTGCGGTGATCACGGTAGCGGTCGCTTGGCAACGATGGAATCAATTTTTACTCATTCACTCAGAGCTGTTTCACCTGATGACATGAGCGGAAAGCATGTGCTGATCACACTAGGCCCTACTCGTGAAAAGTGGGATGCTGTCAGATTCTGGTCTAACCCTTCATCGGGACTTATGGGAGCCTGCATTGCAATGGCTGCTTGGCTCAGAGGAGCAAAAGTCACTGTTGTTTCCGGTCCTGTTAAGTGGTGGTTCCCTGAAGATATAAATGTGATCAAGGTAGACAGTGCTCAGCAGATGTTTGAGGCTGCAACCGATGTTTGGCCGGATTGTACAACCGGATGTCTTACTGCCGCTGTTGCTGATTTCCGCCCTGTTCCCCATGGTGACAGCAAGTTTAAAAAAGCCGGACAGGAATCTCTTTCTGTCAGTTTTGAGTCTAATCCTGATATTTTAAAAACTATCGGTTCTATGAAACGGAGTGATCAGGAGTTGATCGGTTTTGCGGCTGAAACTTCTGATATAGAAAAAGCTGCTGCTGGAAAACTTAAGGCCAAAAATTTAGATCTGATAATTGCCAACCCTATAAATAAGCCGGGAGCAGGGTTTGAGTCTTCCACAAATTCTGTTTATGTTTTAGATAAATCCGGCCGGGCCGAAGAATGGCCTAATCTTCCAAAAACAGAAATAGCGTGGCGAATATGGGATCTCCTTCTGCAGAATTAA
- the rfaE1 gene encoding D-glycero-beta-D-manno-heptose-7-phosphate kinase yields MVKSILSALPQLKGQKVLIIGDVMLDHYVIGSVERISPEAPVPVVQVTEEKYLLGGAGNVARNIVALGGTPHLTGFIGADVEGQVFNTLCTDSEIPCSLFESTDRPTTKKTRVMAQNQQMVRVDREKTDEYSVYHMDKLFAFLNSEICDYRVVILSDYGKGTLSQTFFDRFWALLKKKNHSPHVLVDPKTVNYDHYKGVNLLTPNAKEAGEGAGMVVKCKEDVLEAGRRLFDRLDPTHLLITLGGDGMALFESRNVVKHVPTFAQKVFDVTGAGDTVIATLGLGLASGLDSLTSALLANYAAGIVVGQVGAATATVDELAEAVRNWPEPEVNSWSE; encoded by the coding sequence ATGGTTAAATCAATTTTGAGCGCATTGCCTCAGCTTAAGGGGCAGAAAGTACTGATCATCGGTGATGTTATGCTTGATCATTATGTAATCGGATCAGTTGAGCGCATTTCGCCTGAAGCTCCTGTCCCTGTTGTTCAGGTCACAGAGGAAAAATACCTTCTCGGCGGAGCAGGTAACGTTGCCAGAAATATTGTCGCGCTTGGCGGAACTCCTCATTTGACAGGATTTATCGGAGCTGACGTAGAAGGGCAGGTCTTCAACACACTTTGCACAGATTCAGAAATTCCATGCAGCCTGTTTGAATCGACAGATCGTCCTACCACAAAAAAGACGCGCGTAATGGCGCAGAATCAGCAAATGGTCAGAGTTGATAGAGAGAAAACTGATGAATATTCAGTCTATCATATGGATAAACTTTTTGCCTTTTTGAATAGTGAAATTTGCGATTACCGCGTAGTTATTTTGTCTGACTACGGAAAAGGTACTTTATCTCAGACCTTTTTTGACAGGTTCTGGGCGTTGCTTAAAAAGAAGAATCATAGCCCGCATGTTCTGGTTGATCCTAAAACAGTTAACTATGATCACTACAAAGGCGTTAACCTGCTTACCCCGAACGCTAAAGAAGCCGGAGAAGGGGCAGGAATGGTGGTTAAGTGCAAGGAAGATGTGCTTGAGGCCGGTAGAAGGTTATTTGATCGTCTTGATCCGACTCATCTGCTCATCACTCTTGGCGGCGACGGTATGGCGCTTTTCGAATCGCGTAATGTTGTAAAACATGTGCCGACTTTTGCGCAGAAAGTTTTTGACGTAACCGGAGCAGGTGACACTGTTATCGCCACTTTGGGACTTGGACTTGCTTCAGGGCTTGATTCGCTTACTTCCGCGCTGCTTGCAAATTATGCGGCAGGAATTGTTGTCGGACAGGTCGGGGCAGCAACTGCGACAGTTGATGAACTTGCGGAAGCCGTTCGCAACTGGCCGGAACCGGAAGTAAATAGTTGGAGTGAGTAG
- a CDS encoding PP2C family protein-serine/threonine phosphatase, which translates to MTNQAGRLKKLIQANEVLASIESLVDLLPQLLRLAQDVTGAEASSIMLYNKDKNILEFALAMNDVLSETRMDILKERIELPLGKGIAGWVALRKESLNVVDAQNDIRFSREADKKTGFETRCILCVPIIHKNELLGVVQVLNSSAKDCFDDEDQELLESFGHLAGVALVRSELMIQRLHQQRFETQLEAASRIQKQFNPKNPKLSGGNHIWGNSVPAHFVGGDLYDFIPNSDGSWYVYVADVSGKGLPAALIMSALWTRIRAAAAKELLPDDMMAEVNKAAFEFMSGEMFATMVLVRFYPESGKCSYCVAGHPAPLLVTDGEVQELERPLGLPVGIVGKEKYGIADIYLKEGQSFVVVTDGVDEARNNDKEFFGTDRLAENLKNAEVLPRGKALIKGVSKWRGRTPPNDDTTVIEIYKS; encoded by the coding sequence TTGACTAACCAAGCCGGTAGATTGAAAAAGCTCATTCAGGCAAATGAAGTTCTGGCGAGCATAGAGTCGCTGGTAGATTTACTGCCTCAGCTGTTAAGGTTGGCGCAGGATGTTACCGGCGCTGAAGCGTCTTCTATCATGCTCTATAATAAAGATAAAAATATCCTTGAATTTGCTTTGGCCATGAATGATGTGCTGAGTGAAACGAGGATGGACATTTTGAAAGAGCGCATTGAGTTACCGCTTGGTAAAGGCATTGCCGGATGGGTGGCTTTACGTAAAGAGTCTTTAAATGTTGTAGACGCTCAAAATGACATTCGTTTTTCTCGTGAAGCGGATAAAAAAACAGGCTTTGAAACACGGTGTATACTATGTGTGCCTATAATTCATAAGAACGAACTGCTGGGTGTTGTACAGGTTTTAAATTCAAGTGCTAAAGATTGTTTTGATGATGAAGATCAAGAACTACTTGAGAGTTTCGGGCATCTGGCCGGAGTTGCGCTTGTTCGTTCTGAACTGATGATTCAAAGACTTCATCAGCAGAGATTTGAAACACAGCTTGAGGCTGCATCAAGAATTCAAAAACAGTTTAACCCCAAAAATCCTAAACTTTCCGGCGGAAATCATATATGGGGGAATTCTGTCCCTGCTCATTTTGTGGGTGGTGATTTATATGATTTTATACCCAATTCAGACGGAAGCTGGTATGTTTATGTTGCTGATGTTTCAGGGAAAGGGTTGCCTGCCGCGCTGATTATGTCTGCTTTATGGACTAGAATCAGAGCCGCTGCGGCAAAAGAGCTGCTGCCTGATGACATGATGGCTGAAGTTAATAAGGCCGCTTTTGAATTCATGAGCGGTGAAATGTTTGCGACGATGGTGCTAGTCCGTTTTTATCCTGAGAGCGGGAAATGCAGCTACTGTGTTGCAGGTCATCCTGCTCCGCTGCTTGTAACTGATGGAGAAGTTCAGGAACTTGAAAGGCCGTTAGGACTTCCAGTTGGTATTGTAGGTAAAGAGAAATACGGCATAGCTGATATATATCTTAAAGAAGGGCAGTCCTTTGTTGTTGTCACGGATGGTGTTGATGAAGCCCGTAACAATGATAAAGAGTTTTTCGGAACAGATCGGCTTGCAGAAAATTTGAAAAATGCAGAAGTACTTCCACGCGGTAAGGCTCTGATTAAGGGTGTTTCTAAGTGGAGAGGAAGAACCCCGCCGAATGATGATACAACTGTAATTGAAATTTACAAATCGTGA
- a CDS encoding ParA family protein, whose protein sequence is MSKRIVVANQKGGVGKTTTAINLAASLAVMEKKVLLVDCDPQGNCSSGLGFYPGDSRENVYSVLFTPERARDAIFATDIPFLFLMPASQDLAGAEIELIDKMGREYYIRELIDKVEDDYEYIVFDCPPSLGLLTVNALCAARELLVPLQTEYYALEGVAQLLMTFELVKKRLNPDMTILGVVLTMYDRRNRLARQVKYEVRKAFPDSLFETIVPRNVRLSEAPSFGKPAISYDAKSNGAQAYISLAQEVVKRHAEIDAE, encoded by the coding sequence GTGTCAAAAAGAATTGTTGTAGCAAATCAGAAGGGTGGGGTTGGTAAAACAACTACCGCTATCAATTTGGCAGCTTCGCTTGCGGTAATGGAAAAAAAGGTATTACTTGTGGATTGTGATCCGCAGGGAAACTGTTCAAGCGGTCTCGGGTTTTATCCAGGAGACTCAAGGGAAAATGTATACTCTGTATTATTTACTCCGGAAAGAGCCAGAGATGCAATCTTTGCAACTGATATACCCTTCCTATTTTTAATGCCAGCCAGCCAGGATTTGGCCGGAGCAGAAATTGAGTTGATCGACAAAATGGGACGTGAATATTATATACGTGAGCTGATTGATAAAGTTGAAGATGACTATGAATACATAGTATTCGACTGTCCTCCTTCGCTTGGGCTGCTTACAGTAAATGCGCTTTGCGCTGCAAGAGAACTTTTAGTTCCACTGCAAACAGAATATTACGCTCTTGAAGGTGTCGCTCAGCTTTTAATGACTTTCGAATTGGTCAAGAAAAGACTGAATCCAGATATGACAATCCTAGGTGTTGTTTTAACTATGTACGACCGCCGTAACAGGCTTGCCCGTCAAGTTAAGTACGAAGTCAGAAAAGCTTTCCCTGATAGCTTGTTTGAAACAATTGTTCCACGAAATGTCCGGCTGTCTGAAGCTCCAAGTTTCGGTAAGCCTGCAATTTCATATGATGCCAAATCAAATGGAGCTCAGGCTTATATAAGTCTTGCGCAGGAAGTTGTTAAAAGACACGCGGAAATTGATGCAGAATAA
- a CDS encoding ABC transporter permease has product MKDLKVLAWMISRLLGSLRLRTGREKTFYRQKLYKDLASVGADSIPIVSVIAGCTGIILALQSAQQLEKVGAVSYVASLVGLTIINELGPLLTAIIITGRSGAAFTAEIATMQISEEIDALEVMGIEPVRFLVVPKMIAMLIMVPCLTVWADFVGIVSGGIFSSVALGINEVTYFNNTVEFLKLNDVFAGLVKSGGFAVAITVIGCWQGFLAREGAADVGRKTTNSVVISIFMIILLDLFFTTLNFLFR; this is encoded by the coding sequence ATGAAAGATTTGAAGGTGCTGGCATGGATGATTTCCCGACTTTTGGGAAGCCTGCGCCTGAGAACGGGGCGGGAAAAAACTTTTTATCGTCAAAAACTTTATAAAGATCTTGCAAGCGTCGGCGCTGATTCTATTCCTATCGTCAGCGTGATCGCCGGTTGTACAGGCATAATTCTCGCTTTGCAGTCTGCGCAGCAACTTGAAAAGGTCGGTGCTGTCAGCTATGTCGCCAGCCTTGTCGGGCTTACAATTATCAATGAACTTGGTCCTCTTTTAACCGCGATTATCATCACCGGACGCTCAGGAGCAGCTTTTACTGCCGAAATTGCAACCATGCAAATCTCTGAAGAGATTGATGCCCTTGAAGTTATGGGTATCGAACCTGTCCGTTTTCTTGTCGTTCCTAAAATGATCGCCATGCTTATCATGGTTCCCTGTCTTACTGTCTGGGCTGATTTTGTCGGAATAGTTTCAGGCGGTATTTTTTCATCTGTAGCTTTAGGGATTAACGAAGTTACATATTTCAATAACACCGTTGAATTTTTAAAGTTGAACGACGTTTTCGCCGGACTGGTAAAGAGCGGCGGCTTCGCCGTTGCGATCACTGTGATTGGATGCTGGCAGGGTTTTCTTGCGCGTGAAGGCGCGGCGGATGTCGGCCGTAAAACTACAAATTCTGTTGTTATATCAATATTTATGATTATTTTGTTAGATTTGTTTTTTACAACACTTAATTTTCTTTTCCGCTAA
- a CDS encoding NfeD family protein, whose product MLLLKYFKSLSSSMIIAFVIIILMSGSVCAGKNVKVLYGQIEGTISLAQVNLIEGIIKQAVDDEDDLILLRLETPGGLTTSMREIVKMMMNPPVPICIWVGPEGTHAASAGTFLVAAANVSAMAPSTTVGAASPVSSSGDDLPETMNKKVTNDLISLIKGIALKRGRNINWYADSVGKGVSINAQEAVTLNVINYIAVSPEDFLEQLGAKGLLINGQELKFSKDGYTLVNYEAGLSYSVLSWLLDPQVAYYLLIAGILGIFFELVTPGVILPGVIGGFCLVTAFYAMSILPTNAAGLLLMLFGGILFILELFVTSYGLLSVAAAISLFVGSLVLFKGGEVQQIPLGSIIGTVLSFSVFAAIVVFLVAKAHSRKPAVGMQGMVGLEGEVFRTFSGKFKVRVRGEIWNAVNVDGSGLALGSKVKVVSAEGLTLTVTRIS is encoded by the coding sequence ATGTTACTTTTAAAATATTTCAAATCATTGTCTTCATCCATGATCATCGCATTTGTGATTATCATATTAATGTCAGGCTCAGTCTGTGCCGGGAAAAATGTAAAAGTTCTGTATGGTCAGATAGAAGGGACTATCAGCTTGGCGCAGGTTAATCTGATTGAGGGTATTATTAAACAGGCTGTTGATGATGAAGATGATCTGATTTTATTGCGTCTTGAAACCCCAGGCGGGTTGACAACTTCTATGCGTGAAATTGTTAAAATGATGATGAATCCGCCCGTGCCGATTTGCATATGGGTCGGTCCTGAAGGTACGCACGCCGCCTCTGCAGGAACATTTCTAGTTGCTGCTGCCAATGTTTCAGCTATGGCTCCCAGCACCACCGTAGGGGCCGCTTCTCCAGTGTCATCATCCGGTGATGATCTGCCGGAGACCATGAACAAGAAAGTGACAAATGACTTAATCAGCCTGATCAAAGGAATTGCACTTAAAAGAGGCAGGAATATCAATTGGTACGCTGACTCAGTAGGTAAAGGTGTCAGTATTAATGCTCAAGAGGCAGTCACACTGAATGTTATCAATTATATAGCGGTTTCGCCTGAGGACTTTCTTGAGCAGCTTGGCGCAAAGGGGCTTTTAATTAATGGTCAGGAATTAAAATTTTCTAAGGACGGATACACACTTGTTAATTACGAAGCCGGCCTCAGTTATTCTGTGCTTTCGTGGCTGCTTGATCCGCAGGTTGCTTACTATTTGCTGATAGCAGGAATTCTGGGAATCTTTTTCGAGCTGGTTACACCCGGAGTCATTCTTCCCGGTGTTATCGGTGGTTTTTGCCTTGTTACTGCCTTTTATGCCATGTCTATTCTTCCTACCAATGCAGCAGGGCTGCTTTTAATGCTCTTTGGCGGGATTCTGTTTATTCTTGAATTATTTGTAACAAGTTACGGTTTGCTCAGCGTTGCCGCTGCAATAAGCCTTTTTGTCGGCTCGCTGGTGTTATTTAAAGGAGGAGAAGTGCAGCAAATACCGCTAGGATCAATTATCGGTACAGTTTTATCTTTTTCTGTTTTCGCCGCAATTGTTGTGTTTCTTGTAGCAAAGGCTCATTCTCGTAAGCCTGCGGTAGGTATGCAGGGTATGGTTGGTTTAGAAGGTGAAGTTTTCCGTACTTTCAGTGGAAAATTTAAAGTCAGAGTTCGCGGCGAAATTTGGAACGCAGTTAATGTTGACGGGTCCGGTTTAGCACTCGGATCAAAAGTAAAAGTAGTTAGTGCAGAAGGATTAACTTTGACAGTGACGCGTATATCTTGA
- a CDS encoding NAD-dependent epimerase, whose amino-acid sequence MKVLVTGAAGFIGFHLSKRLLSEGHEVVGLDILNDYYDVQVKKNRLKQIEDHEKFTFAYLDMADRDAMAKLFADHQFTHVVNLAAQAGVRYSLENPQAYIDSNVVGFMNILEGCRHNGVKHLAYASSSSVYGLNTNMPFSTHDNVDHPISMYAATKKSNELMAHSYSHLFNIPTTGLRFFTVYGPWGRPDMALFLFTKAIVNNEPINVFNHGKMLRDFTFIDDIVEGVVRVLKNTAQPNPDWSGDAPDPCTSPAPFRIYNIGNNQPTELMRYIEVLEECLGKKAIKNMMPLQAGDVPCTYANVDDLVKDVGFKPCTTIEEGIAKFVAWYKEYYNV is encoded by the coding sequence ATGAAAGTTCTTGTAACCGGAGCAGCCGGATTTATCGGCTTCCACCTTTCTAAACGCCTTCTATCGGAAGGACATGAAGTAGTCGGTCTTGATATTTTAAATGATTACTATGACGTTCAGGTCAAAAAGAATCGCCTTAAACAAATAGAAGATCACGAAAAATTCACATTTGCGTATTTGGACATGGCTGATAGAGACGCTATGGCTAAATTGTTTGCTGATCATCAGTTCACACATGTTGTTAACCTTGCCGCTCAGGCTGGTGTTCGCTATTCGCTTGAAAATCCTCAGGCATACATTGATTCCAATGTTGTCGGTTTTATGAATATTCTTGAAGGATGCAGGCATAACGGCGTTAAACATCTTGCTTACGCTTCTTCCAGTTCTGTCTACGGGCTCAACACCAACATGCCTTTCAGCACTCATGATAATGTTGATCACCCGATCTCCATGTACGCCGCAACTAAAAAATCTAATGAATTGATGGCTCATTCATACAGCCATCTTTTCAATATTCCTACTACAGGGCTTAGGTTCTTCACTGTTTACGGACCTTGGGGAAGACCTGATATGGCGTTGTTCTTGTTTACTAAAGCCATTGTGAATAATGAACCTATCAATGTCTTCAACCACGGGAAAATGCTCCGTGACTTTACTTTCATTGATGACATTGTTGAGGGTGTTGTAAGAGTTCTTAAGAACACCGCTCAGCCAAACCCAGACTGGTCCGGTGATGCTCCTGACCCTTGTACAAGTCCTGCTCCGTTTAGAATTTATAATATCGGCAACAACCAGCCGACAGAACTTATGCGTTATATTGAAGTGCTTGAAGAATGCCTCGGCAAGAAAGCAATTAAAAATATGATGCCTTTGCAGGCAGGGGACGTCCCTTGCACATATGCAAATGTTGACGACCTTGTTAAGGATGTAGGGTTTAAACCTTGCACCACAATTGAAGAAGGAATTGCTAAGTTTGTTGCATGGTATAAAGAGTACTACAACGTTTAG